The following are encoded together in the Flavihumibacter fluvii genome:
- the nuoI gene encoding NADH-quinone oxidoreductase subunit NuoI, translating to MEALTNRSKPVDRRQMTVWEKSYLPSIAKGMGITLSHFFKKKASINFPEETRPFSPVFRGLHVLNRDEEGRERCTACGLCAVACPAEAITMEAAERQEGEENLYREEKYAAKYEINMLRCIFCGLCEEACPKDAIYLSETFTPANFTRESFIYGKPDLLIPDPKKEPELYQKAVGSRAHKN from the coding sequence ATGGAAGCATTAACGAATAGATCAAAACCCGTAGACCGCCGTCAGATGACGGTTTGGGAGAAATCCTACCTTCCCAGTATTGCCAAGGGCATGGGAATTACCCTATCACATTTCTTTAAGAAAAAAGCTTCTATCAATTTCCCGGAGGAAACCAGGCCGTTTAGTCCGGTTTTCCGGGGCTTGCATGTGCTGAATCGCGATGAAGAAGGCCGCGAACGCTGCACGGCCTGCGGATTGTGTGCGGTAGCTTGTCCGGCTGAAGCCATTACTATGGAAGCCGCTGAACGCCAGGAAGGCGAAGAGAACCTGTATCGCGAAGAGAAATATGCTGCGAAATATGAGATCAATATGCTGCGTTGCATCTTCTGTGGATTGTGTGAAGAAGCCTGCCCGAAAGACGCTATATACCTCAGCGAAACATTTACACCGGCGAATTTTACGCGCGAAAGTTTTATATATGGCAAACCAGACTTACTGATACCTGATCCGAAAAAGGAACCGGAATTATACCAGAAAGCCGTTGGCTCCAGGGCGCATAAAAATTGA
- the nuoH gene encoding NADH-quinone oxidoreductase subunit NuoH, whose translation MITLVIDLGFILEKAILIGGIITVSLVIAMYSTWAERKVAAFMQDRLGPNRAGWGGLLQPVADGVKLFMKEEIIPNASNKFLFILGPALAMLTAMMTSAVIPWGNHIEIFGRTVDLQIADINIGILYIFGVVSMGVYGIMIGGWASNNKFSLLAALRGASQMISYELAMGLAIIALLMLTGSLSLKTIVQQQSAGWWNIFYQPLGFLIFMVCAFAECNRTPFDLPEAENELNFGYHQEYSSMKLGFYLFAEYINMFISSTLMATLYFGGYDIPFVNDANLVNSIGVNGTAALQAVALFAKVAFFIFFFMWVRWTIPRFRYDQLMNLGWKGMIPLALLNMVITGFIVLLKQNGWHF comes from the coding sequence ATGATCACGCTTGTTATTGATCTTGGATTTATCCTTGAAAAAGCGATCCTCATCGGTGGAATTATCACGGTGTCTTTAGTGATTGCCATGTATTCCACCTGGGCAGAACGTAAAGTTGCCGCATTTATGCAGGATCGGCTGGGGCCCAACCGGGCCGGATGGGGTGGCCTTCTGCAACCTGTTGCAGACGGGGTGAAATTGTTCATGAAAGAAGAGATCATTCCCAACGCCTCCAATAAGTTTTTATTTATCCTTGGCCCGGCACTCGCCATGTTGACGGCTATGATGACCAGCGCGGTTATTCCATGGGGAAATCATATCGAAATATTTGGGCGCACGGTAGACCTCCAGATCGCTGACATAAATATTGGTATCCTATATATTTTCGGTGTGGTGAGTATGGGTGTATATGGGATCATGATCGGCGGTTGGGCATCGAACAATAAATTTTCTTTATTGGCTGCATTGCGTGGTGCCTCACAAATGATCTCCTATGAACTCGCCATGGGATTGGCCATAATCGCACTGCTGATGCTGACCGGATCGCTGAGCCTGAAAACAATCGTGCAGCAGCAAAGTGCCGGATGGTGGAATATCTTTTACCAGCCGCTGGGCTTCCTGATTTTCATGGTTTGTGCTTTTGCTGAATGTAACAGGACGCCATTCGACCTCCCGGAGGCTGAAAATGAATTGAACTTTGGCTACCACCAGGAGTATTCTTCCATGAAACTCGGGTTCTACCTTTTTGCAGAATACATCAATATGTTTATCAGCAGTACGCTGATGGCTACCTTGTATTTTGGCGGTTACGACATCCCCTTTGTGAATGATGCCAACCTGGTGAATAGTATCGGGGTCAATGGAACCGCAGCTTTACAGGCAGTGGCCCTGTTTGCTAAAGTGGCCTTCTTTATTTTCTTTTTCATGTGGGTGCGGTGGACAATCCCGCGGTTCAGGTATGACCAGTTGATGAACCTGGGCTGGAAAGGCATGATACCCCTGGCGCTTTTAAATATGGTGATCACCGGGTTTATAGTTTTGTTGAAACAAAATGGCTGGCATTTCTGA
- a CDS encoding 2Fe-2S iron-sulfur cluster-binding protein, which yields MADEKKLFKVTIDNITIEVEPGTTILNAARSIGGEVAPPAMCYYSKLKNSGGKCRTCLVEVAAGSTADPRPMPKLVASCRTTVMDGMIVKNITSDRVIDARAGVVEFLLLNHPLDCPICDQAGECHLQDLSYEHGKEGTRYEFGRRTFKKHDLGDHIQLHMTRCILCYRCVFVADQLTNKRVHGVLDRGDHSEIATYIEKSLENDFIGNIIDVCPVGALTDKTFRFKNRVWFTKPVNAHRNCSKCCGETQLWMRGDEVFRVTARKDEWGEVKDASDGRAGWICNECRFEKKDIKDWTIEGPTEINRHSVIGQGKYKGLQMPKETLPEVMGGRPPKLLMDIHDVSEVNRPEIELSRIEGPAHSSDFKLKEGKQTI from the coding sequence ATGGCCGACGAGAAAAAATTATTTAAAGTTACCATCGACAATATCACTATTGAGGTGGAGCCGGGAACTACCATCCTGAATGCCGCGCGTTCTATTGGTGGTGAAGTGGCCCCACCCGCCATGTGTTATTACAGTAAGCTGAAAAACAGTGGTGGTAAATGTCGTACCTGCCTGGTGGAAGTGGCTGCCGGATCAACCGCAGATCCGCGTCCCATGCCCAAACTGGTAGCCAGTTGCCGGACTACCGTGATGGATGGCATGATCGTGAAAAATATCACCAGCGATCGTGTAATTGATGCCCGTGCCGGCGTGGTGGAATTTTTATTGCTGAACCATCCGCTGGATTGCCCGATTTGTGACCAGGCCGGTGAATGCCACCTGCAGGATCTTAGTTACGAGCATGGCAAGGAGGGTACCCGCTATGAATTTGGCAGGCGGACTTTTAAGAAGCATGACCTTGGAGACCATATCCAGTTGCACATGACCCGTTGCATCCTTTGTTATCGCTGCGTTTTCGTCGCAGATCAACTGACAAACAAACGGGTCCATGGCGTACTGGATCGTGGCGACCATTCCGAGATCGCAACCTATATAGAAAAATCACTCGAAAACGACTTCATTGGCAATATCATCGATGTTTGCCCGGTTGGCGCTTTAACTGACAAAACATTCCGCTTTAAAAATCGCGTGTGGTTCACCAAACCGGTGAACGCCCATCGAAACTGCTCCAAATGCTGCGGTGAAACCCAGTTATGGATGCGGGGCGATGAAGTTTTCAGGGTAACGGCGCGTAAGGATGAATGGGGTGAAGTAAAAGATGCTTCTGATGGTCGTGCCGGCTGGATCTGCAATGAATGCCGTTTCGAAAAGAAAGATATCAAAGACTGGACCATCGAAGGACCTACTGAAATAAACCGTCATTCTGTAATTGGACAAGGCAAATACAAAGGCTTGCAAATGCCAAAGGAAACCCTGCCAGAAGTAATGGGAGGCAGGCCACCAAAACTTTTGATGGATATTCATGATGTAAGTGAAGTGAACCGTCCGGAGATCGAATTATCCCGCATTGAAGGCCCTGCCCATAGCAGTGATTTTAAACTTAAAGAAGGAAAACAGACAATATGA
- a CDS encoding GxxExxY protein: MSQNDKSENELAGFVVNCSLKIHRQLGPGLFENVYEKVLWYHCIKEGIKVERQKSVPVIYDGIDMGLTYIPDLIIGDKLIVEVKSVENLLPVHFKQMITYLKITHLKLGLLINFNKPLIK; the protein is encoded by the coding sequence ATGTCGCAGAATGATAAAAGTGAAAATGAGCTGGCCGGTTTTGTGGTGAATTGTAGCCTGAAAATACACAGGCAATTAGGTCCGGGATTGTTTGAAAATGTATATGAAAAAGTTCTTTGGTATCACTGTATTAAAGAAGGCATTAAGGTTGAAAGGCAAAAATCCGTTCCGGTTATTTATGATGGAATTGATATGGGCCTTACTTATATACCTGATTTAATTATTGGAGATAAATTAATTGTTGAAGTGAAATCTGTTGAAAATTTGCTGCCAGTCCATTTCAAGCAAATGATCACATATTTAAAAATCACTCATTTAAAATTGGGCTTATTGATCAATTTCAATAAACCACTTATTAAATAG
- the nuoF gene encoding NADH-quinone oxidoreductase subunit NuoF has translation MGVKLLLEKAHVEGIRHYDVYRREGGYRSVEKVLKTMSPDAVTEEVKKAGLRGRGGAGFPAGMKWSFLAKPEGIPRHLVCNADESEPGTFKDRYLMEFLPHLLIEGLIVASYALGSNATYIYIRGEYAWITDILENAIAEAKANGWLGNNIQGSGFNCEIYVQRGAGAYICGEETALIESLEGKRGNPRIKPPFPAVKGVWDRPTVVNNVETLAAVVPIINMGGDEYAKIGVGKSTGTKLISACGNINKPGVYEIDMTISVEEFIYSDEYCGGIKDGKKLKACIPGGSSVPILPANLLLKTAKGETRYMNYESLSDGGFATGSMMGSGGFIVLDEDQCVVKNTYTLARFYRHESCGQCSPCREGTGWMEKILKAIETGKGKMSDIDLLWDIQRKIEGNTICPLGDAAAWPVAAAIRHFRDEFEWHVKNPQECLTRNYGLAHYADPIHVPV, from the coding sequence ATGGGTGTAAAATTATTACTGGAAAAAGCACATGTTGAAGGCATCCGCCATTATGACGTCTATCGTCGTGAAGGCGGGTACCGCAGTGTTGAAAAGGTATTGAAGACAATGAGTCCCGATGCGGTGACTGAAGAAGTGAAAAAGGCCGGCCTCAGGGGACGTGGCGGTGCAGGTTTCCCGGCCGGTATGAAGTGGAGCTTCCTGGCAAAACCAGAAGGCATTCCCCGGCACCTGGTATGTAATGCCGATGAATCAGAACCGGGCACTTTCAAAGACCGCTACCTCATGGAATTCCTGCCCCACCTGTTGATCGAAGGTTTGATCGTGGCGTCGTATGCGCTTGGCTCAAATGCAACCTATATCTATATCCGCGGCGAATATGCCTGGATCACCGATATCCTGGAGAACGCCATTGCCGAAGCTAAAGCCAATGGCTGGCTGGGTAATAATATCCAGGGCAGTGGATTCAATTGCGAAATTTATGTGCAGCGGGGCGCTGGTGCTTATATATGTGGGGAAGAAACCGCGCTGATCGAATCCCTCGAAGGCAAACGCGGAAACCCGAGGATCAAGCCCCCGTTCCCGGCAGTTAAAGGGGTTTGGGACCGCCCGACAGTGGTTAATAATGTAGAGACGCTGGCAGCTGTTGTTCCCATTATTAATATGGGTGGCGATGAGTATGCAAAGATCGGGGTAGGTAAATCAACCGGTACAAAATTGATATCCGCCTGCGGCAATATCAACAAGCCCGGTGTTTACGAGATTGATATGACGATTTCCGTAGAGGAATTTATCTACAGTGATGAATATTGTGGTGGTATTAAGGATGGTAAAAAGCTGAAAGCCTGCATACCCGGCGGGTCATCCGTGCCCATCCTGCCTGCCAATTTACTATTGAAGACAGCAAAAGGGGAGACCCGCTACATGAACTATGAAAGCCTCAGTGATGGCGGTTTTGCTACAGGTTCCATGATGGGTTCCGGTGGTTTCATTGTACTGGATGAAGACCAGTGCGTGGTAAAGAATACCTATACACTGGCCCGTTTTTATCGCCATGAAAGCTGCGGACAATGTTCCCCCTGCCGTGAAGGAACCGGCTGGATGGAAAAAATCCTGAAAGCCATCGAAACCGGAAAAGGGAAAATGAGCGATATCGATTTGCTTTGGGATATCCAGCGCAAGATCGAAGGCAACACCATTTGTCCGCTCGGCGATGCGGCTGCATGGCCCGTAGCTGCAGCGATCCGTCATTTCCGGGATGAGTTTGAGTGGCATGTGAAGAATCCTCAGGAATGCCTGACACGCAATTATGGGTTGGCGCATTATGCTGATCCGATTCATGTGCCGGTGTAG
- the nuoE gene encoding NADH-quinone oxidoreductase subunit NuoE has product MIKFSEEKLNKVQEIIRRYPEGKQKSAVIPVLHLAQEEYGWLSAETMDYVASLLRIEPIEVYEVATFYSMFNLKPVGKFLFEVCQTGPCMISGSDNIIEYIKQRLGIGVGETTPDGLFTLKTVECLGACGYAPMMQLGKHYREHLTKDRVDQIIEECRKNAGMLN; this is encoded by the coding sequence ATGATAAAATTTTCAGAGGAGAAACTCAACAAGGTACAGGAAATCATCAGGCGCTATCCGGAAGGAAAGCAGAAGAGTGCCGTGATCCCCGTATTGCACCTGGCACAGGAGGAGTACGGCTGGTTGAGTGCGGAAACGATGGACTATGTGGCCAGCCTGTTAAGGATTGAACCCATCGAAGTGTATGAAGTAGCTACTTTTTACTCGATGTTCAACCTGAAACCGGTAGGCAAATTCCTGTTTGAAGTTTGCCAGACCGGGCCCTGCATGATCAGTGGTAGTGATAATATCATCGAATATATAAAACAGCGTTTGGGCATTGGTGTTGGCGAGACTACGCCGGATGGATTATTTACCCTTAAAACGGTCGAATGCCTGGGCGCCTGTGGCTATGCTCCGATGATGCAGTTGGGCAAACATTACCGTGAACACCTGACTAAAGACAGGGTCGACCAGATCATTGAAGAGTGCCGCAAGAATGCGGGCATGCTGAATTGA
- a CDS encoding NADH-quinone oxidoreductase subunit D, with product MSDIVQQPSHHVKLPDGSIEKQTTTLNLGPTHPATHGVFQNILEVDGERIISAEQTVGYIHRAFEKLAERRPLYQVTPLTDRLNYCSSPINNMGWHLTCEKLLGVTTPKRVDYLRVIIMELARISDHLICNSIVGVDTGAFTGFLYVMQYRELIYEIYEEICGSRLTTNIGRIGGFERNFTNAAFEKLERFLREYPGVLKEFESLFQRNRIFMERTMGSGAISADRALNYGFTGPNLRATGVDYDVRVHSPYSSYEDFDFNIPVGTTGDNYDRWLVRNQEMWQSLQIIEQAYRKVQEFKGADADVYHADVPEYYLPEKQDVYTKMEALIWHFKIIMGEIDMPKGEVYHSVEGGNGELGFYLISDGGRTPYRLHFRRPCFIYYQAFSEISQGAMLSDAIITLSSLNLIAGEMDA from the coding sequence GTGTCAGATATTGTTCAACAACCCAGCCACCACGTTAAACTACCGGATGGCTCCATTGAAAAGCAAACGACCACGCTGAACCTTGGACCCACGCACCCGGCGACCCATGGTGTATTCCAGAATATTCTTGAAGTAGACGGCGAACGTATTATTTCCGCAGAACAAACTGTTGGCTATATCCACCGCGCTTTTGAGAAACTGGCGGAAAGAAGACCATTATACCAGGTGACGCCATTGACGGACAGGCTGAACTATTGTTCTTCCCCCATTAATAATATGGGCTGGCACCTCACCTGCGAAAAACTGCTGGGCGTTACCACACCTAAACGGGTCGACTACCTTCGGGTGATCATCATGGAACTGGCCCGGATCTCGGACCACCTGATCTGCAATTCTATTGTTGGGGTGGATACAGGTGCCTTCACCGGCTTCCTCTATGTGATGCAATACCGCGAACTGATCTATGAGATTTATGAAGAGATCTGCGGCAGCAGGCTCACTACCAATATTGGACGCATAGGTGGTTTTGAACGCAATTTCACCAATGCAGCTTTTGAAAAATTAGAACGTTTCCTGCGCGAATACCCTGGTGTGCTGAAAGAATTCGAATCCCTGTTCCAGCGGAACCGCATCTTCATGGAAAGGACCATGGGAAGTGGCGCCATTTCTGCCGACCGTGCACTGAATTACGGGTTCACCGGTCCGAATTTACGGGCAACGGGTGTGGACTATGATGTGCGGGTGCACTCACCATACAGCTCCTACGAAGATTTTGACTTTAATATCCCTGTTGGTACTACCGGTGATAACTATGATCGCTGGTTGGTGCGTAACCAGGAAATGTGGCAAAGCCTGCAAATTATTGAACAGGCTTACCGCAAAGTGCAGGAATTCAAAGGTGCCGATGCTGATGTGTATCATGCAGATGTACCGGAATATTATTTGCCCGAGAAGCAGGATGTGTATACGAAAATGGAAGCCCTTATCTGGCATTTCAAGATTATCATGGGTGAAATTGATATGCCGAAAGGGGAGGTCTACCATTCAGTGGAGGGGGGTAATGGAGAACTTGGTTTCTACCTGATCAGCGACGGCGGCCGTACGCCTTACCGCCTGCATTTCAGGAGGCCATGTTTTATTTATTACCAGGCGTTTTCAGAAATATCACAAGGCGCAATGCTGAGTGATGCGATCATTACCTTAAGCAGCCTCAACCTGATTGCAGGGGAGATGGATGCTTAG
- a CDS encoding NADH-quinone oxidoreductase subunit C → MSLTNEIIQSKLVEKFGDAVVNVEQPYGFFSFEVPKDLNLKVMQFLYDEPSLQFRFLTDLCAVHFPDNIGRELAVVYHLHNLNQNFRIRMKVFTSIDQPDVFTATRLFSSANWMERETYDFYGVNFVGHPNLKRILNVDEMDYFPMRKEFPLEDQTRIDKDDEMFGRG, encoded by the coding sequence ATGAGTTTAACGAACGAAATAATTCAGTCGAAGCTGGTGGAAAAATTCGGGGATGCGGTTGTCAATGTGGAACAACCTTATGGCTTCTTTAGTTTTGAGGTGCCTAAAGACCTGAACCTGAAAGTGATGCAGTTCTTGTATGACGAACCCAGCCTGCAGTTTCGTTTCCTTACTGATTTATGTGCTGTCCATTTTCCGGATAATATTGGCCGGGAGCTCGCTGTTGTCTACCACCTGCACAATCTCAACCAGAATTTCAGGATCAGGATGAAAGTGTTTACCAGCATTGATCAGCCGGATGTATTTACCGCTACCCGCCTATTTTCATCCGCTAACTGGATGGAACGTGAAACCTATGACTTTTACGGGGTGAATTTTGTAGGTCATCCCAACCTGAAAAGAATCCTGAACGTCGACGAGATGGATTATTTCCCGATGCGAAAGGAATTTCCGCTGGAAGACCAGACCCGTATCGATAAAGACGATGAAATGTTCGGAAGAGGATGA
- a CDS encoding NADH-quinone oxidoreductase subunit B: MNGFTAGDNIVHFKADNIMARPVQYNVKNEGGKVVTIAEMPEGLQGEGFFAGKMSDLVGLARKNSIWPLPFATSCCGIEFMATMASHYDLARFGAERVGFSPRQCDLLMVMGTIAKKMAPVVKQVYLQMAEPRWVIAVGACASSGGIFDTYSVLQGIDQVVPVDVYVPGCPPRPEAIIDGFMKIQDLVGQESLRRRNGDRYKALLESYGIQ; encoded by the coding sequence TTGAACGGTTTTACAGCAGGAGACAATATCGTTCATTTTAAAGCTGATAATATTATGGCACGTCCGGTTCAATATAATGTAAAGAATGAAGGTGGTAAGGTCGTTACCATTGCCGAAATGCCTGAAGGCCTCCAGGGGGAAGGTTTTTTCGCCGGTAAAATGAGCGACCTGGTAGGGTTGGCGCGTAAGAATTCCATCTGGCCGTTACCATTTGCCACCTCCTGCTGTGGCATTGAATTCATGGCAACCATGGCTTCCCATTATGACCTGGCCCGATTTGGCGCAGAGCGGGTTGGATTTTCCCCACGCCAGTGTGACCTGCTGATGGTGATGGGAACTATTGCAAAAAAAATGGCACCCGTGGTAAAACAGGTTTACCTCCAAATGGCCGAGCCCCGCTGGGTGATTGCCGTTGGTGCCTGTGCTTCATCAGGTGGGATTTTTGATACCTATTCAGTACTGCAGGGCATAGACCAGGTTGTTCCGGTGGATGTGTATGTTCCGGGTTGTCCGCCCCGCCCCGAAGCCATCATCGATGGTTTCATGAAGATCCAGGACCTGGTTGGCCAGGAAAGCCTTCGCCGCAGGAATGGCGACCGGTATAAAGCCCTGCTCGAATCGTATGGCATTCAATAA
- a CDS encoding NADH-quinone oxidoreductase subunit A: MNLFLLQTAVSANSASNYLPIALQLLFAIGFVAITLGATHLLGPSRKTSDKLENFESGIEAVGNARQPVAIKYFLVAILFVLFDVEVIFFYPYAVNFRELGWSGFGAVLMFVGFFLCGFFYILKKGALQWED, from the coding sequence ATGAATCTGTTTCTCTTACAAACTGCTGTTTCTGCGAATAGTGCCTCCAATTACCTGCCCATTGCCCTGCAATTATTATTTGCCATCGGATTTGTGGCCATTACCCTGGGAGCTACCCATTTACTCGGACCATCCCGGAAAACCAGCGATAAACTGGAGAATTTCGAAAGTGGTATTGAAGCGGTGGGAAATGCCAGGCAACCCGTAGCCATTAAGTATTTCCTGGTGGCCATCTTATTCGTGTTGTTCGATGTTGAAGTGATCTTTTTTTATCCGTATGCAGTGAATTTCAGGGAATTGGGCTGGAGTGGTTTTGGGGCTGTACTGATGTTTGTGGGATTCTTCCTGTGTGGATTTTTCTATATATTAAAAAAAGGCGCCCTTCAGTGGGAAGATTAA